Proteins from one Camelina sativa cultivar DH55 chromosome 8, Cs, whole genome shotgun sequence genomic window:
- the LOC104707968 gene encoding uncharacterized protein LOC104707968 — protein sequence MSRATYIVGALAGSAVVAYVCDKVISDDKLFGGSTPGTITNKEWWAATEEKFQAWPRTAGPPVVMNPISRQNFIVKSRPE from the exons ATGTCAAGAGCTACTTACATTGTCGGTGCACTTGCGGGATCTGCAGTAGTAGCTTACGTGTGTGACAAAGTTATCTCTGATGATAAGCTTTTTGGAG GGTCTACCCCGGGAACTATTACTAACAAGGAATGGTGGGCTGCTACTGAGGAGAAATTCCAAGCATGGCCAAGAACCGCTGGTCCTCCCGTCGTGATGAACCCTATCAGTCGCCAGAATTTCATCGTCAAGTCACGTCCTGAATAA
- the LOC104707969 gene encoding transcription factor bHLH14-like has product MDNNLTFSPSLSSSMLSITQKTQAIVSSSSTDLLQQKLRFLVETSPDQWAYIIFWQKMIDDQSDQSYLVWVDGHFCGNKNNKSQENHTTKSIECELMMDGGDLELFYATSFYGEDGSRRKEISDESLVWLTGLDELRFSSYERAKEASFHGVHTFVSAPIHNGTIELGSSDSIKQNWNFINRVTSMFGSGQTLELTNQTGSYPKPEESDDSETGNQQITSEKIRRTKLETTDVATAKENHPSRGFSHVEAERQRREKLNHRFYALRAVVPNVSGMDKASLLSDAVSNIQNLKTKINDLETEIKRLKTILTAETDPLDNNSSNRSPSFVDKVNQRPSESNLEVQVKVVGDEAVVRVQTENVNHPTCALMSTLMEMDCRVQHANASRLGQIMVQDVVVLVPDKLRSEDCIRTTLVRNLAKITKLNLAMYT; this is encoded by the exons ATGGATAATAATCTTACTTTCTCtccatctttgtcttcttctatgCTCTCTATTACGCAAAAAACTCAAGCCATAGTGTCCTCGTCTTCGACGGATCTACTTCAGCAAAAACTCCGGTTTCTCGTGGAAACATCGCCGGACCAATGGGCTTACATAATTTTTTGGCAAAAGATGATTGATGATCAATCGGACCAGTCTTACTTGGTTTGGGTTGACGGCCATTTCTGtggaaacaagaacaacaaatccCAAGAAAAt cATACAACTAAGAGCATCGAGTGTGAGCTGATGATGGACGGTGGAGATCTTGAATTGTTCTATGCCACATCTTTTTACGGTGAAGATGGGTCGCGGAGAAAGGAAATTTCCGACGAATCTTTGGTTTGGCTAACCGGTCTCGACGAGCTCCGGTTTAGTAGCTACGAGAGGGCTAAAGAAGCTAGTTTTCACGGGGTACACACATTCGTCTCCGCACCCATACACAATGGCACTATCGAGCTTGGTTCGTCTGATTCCATTAAACAAAACTGGAACTTCATCAACCGGGTCACGTCAATGTTCGGGTCAGGTCAAACCCTAGAGCTCACTAACCAAACCGGTTCTTATCCTAAACCGGAAGAATCAGATGATTCAGAAACTGGAAATCAGCAAATCACATCGGAAAAAATACGGAGGACGAAACTTGAGACGACGGACGTAGCTACGGCGAAAGAGAATCATCCTTCGCGGGGGTTTTCCCACGTGGAGGCGGAGAGGCAGCGGAGAGAGAAGCTAAACCACCGGTTTTACGCTCTACGTGCCGTCGTACCAAACGTATCAGGAATGGACAAAGCGTCGCTCTTATCCGACGCCGTTTCGAACATCCAAAAtcttaaaaccaaaatcaatgatCTCGAAACTGAGATCAAGAGATTAAAGACGATATTGACCGCGGAGACAGATCCATTAgacaacaacagcagcaacagGTCTCCGTCTTTCGTAGACAAGGTCAACCAAAGACCTTCGGAATCAAACTTGGAAGTGCAGGTGAAGGTCGTCGGAGACGAAGCCGTGGTTAGGGTTCAGACGGAGAATGTGAACCATCCTACGTGTGCACTGATGAGTACGTTAATGGAAATGGATTGTCGTGTACAACACGCGAACGCATCGCGCTTGGGGCAGATTATGGTTCAagatgttgttgttttggttccGGACAAATTACGATCGGAAGATTGTATAAGGACCACACTTGTCCGAAACCTAGCTAAGATTACTAAGCTAAATTTAGCCATGTATACGTAA